From Nocardioides faecalis:
GCAGGATCCGCTCGTCGGCGAGGTCGTCCTGGCTCAGCGCGGTCAGGCTCGGGCCGTTGACGTACGTCGAGGCGATGGTGAAGGCGGTGCTGAGCCTCGCTGCCACCAGGGTGGCCGGCTCGCACTCCTGCTCGACGGCGACGCGGTGGGTGAAGACCGTGAGCGCGTGGACCTGCTCGGGGTCGACCCGGCCGTGGGCGGCCTCGATGGCCGCCAACGCGTCGATCCCGGAGTGGGCGTAGCGGCAGGCGTTGTAGGGACGCAACGACAGCTCCTGCACGCCCATCGGCGCCCCGGCGCCGGGCAGGGCCAGCTGTTCGAGGCGGATGTCGTCGGCGAAGGCGGCGAAGAACCCCTCCGGGCCCTCGAGCACCGTGTCGGGACCGGTGAAGCCCCCGCGCGCAAGGAGGGCGGCCACGATCCCGCTGTGCGCGGGCAGGCCGCCGTGCAGCGCCATCAGCATGCCGCCGGCGTTGCGGAACTCGTAGAGGCCGCCGGCGCTGCTGCCGGCGATGCCCAGCGCGTCGAGGGTCTGCTCGCTCGACGCGCCGAGGAGCATCGAGGCGGTCAACGCCGTGCCGAACGGGTTGCAGGTCGCGGTCGGGTGGAACCCGCGGGCGCGATGGCTGGGGTTCACCACCCCGCCGACCCGCACGACCATCTCGACGCCGGCCACGATCGCGTCCAGGATCGCGTCGTCGTCCGCATCGGTCTCCGCGCCGAGCCCGAGCGCCGTCGCCACGACCGAGCAGCCGGGGTGGGTGATGGACTGCGAGTGGGTGTCGGTCAGCCCCAGGCTGTAGGCCATCGTGCCGTTGACCAGAGCGGCGGTCGCGACGTCGAACCGCTTCTCGGAGCCGATCACGGGGGAGGTGCCCGGCGAGCGCAGCGCCGACATCGTCTGCAGCACCGTGCGCCCCTCCTCGGTCCGGCTGCCGGCGATGCCGACCCCGAGGACATCGAGCACGAGCTCGCGCGCGGCCGACCGCGTGGCGTCCGGGGCGGGCAGGAGGCCCTTCAGCTCGGTGACGAAGGTGCGGGTGGTGGTGGGTGCGGGGGAAGACATGTCCGCCCCTCCCTCTCTCGTGACGGGTCATCTGTATACGGCGCACTCGACGTGTACGACTGTTGCCAGACGTGGTCTGCCGTGCCGTAGTTGAAGCCTCCACCCTGGGGTCCCGCAGGTGCTCGGCCCGCGTGCCGCTAGTCGGCACAAGGGCAGTGAGAGGCCGTCTGGATGCTTGGTATACGTAGATCACCTCCGGCCGACAGGGCCGGTCAGATCGATCCCGGGCCCCTCTGGCGCGGGACGAGTGAGGTTCGTTGAGATGAGTACCAAGAGTCAGCTCCGAAGCCGGTTGGCACAGGAGCGGATCGTCGTCCTCCCGGGCGTCGCGGACGCGATGACCGCGCGGTTGGCCGAGGACGCAGGCTTCGAGGCCGTCTACGTCACGGGAGCCGGGTTCGCCAACGCGAGCTTCGGTCAGCCGGACGTGGGACTGGTGACGATGAGCGAGGTCGTCGAGCACGTCCGGCGGGTCTCCCGCGCGGTCGGCATCCCGGTCGTCGTCGACGCGGACACCGGCTACGGAGGCCTGCTGAACGTGCACCGCACGGTCCAGGAGCTCGAGCACGCCGGCGCCGCCGCGATCCAGCTCGAGGACCAGGCGATCCCCAAGCGCTGCGGTCACTTCGACGGCCAGTCGCTCGTGTCGTCGGCTGAGATGGTGAGCAGGATCGCGGCCGCGGTCGACGCCCGGCGCGACCCCGAACTCGTGCTCATCGCCCGCACCGACGCCTACCAGAGCGAGGGCCTCGAGGGCGCGGTCGCTCGTGCCAACGCCTACCTGGCGGCCGGCGCGGACCTGATCTTCGTCGAGGCCCCCCGCAGCGCCGAGGACCTCGCCGTGCTGCCGTCGCGGGTGCACGGTCCCGTCCTGGCCAACATGGTCGAGGGGGGCAAGACCCCCTGGCGCAGCGCCGAGGAGCTCGAAGAGCTGGGCTTCCGCGTGGCGCTGTTCGCCAACGCCACCCTCCGCGTCGCGATGCGTGCCGCCCAGGAGGCGCTCGCCGTCCTCCGGGAGACCGGCGACACGAAGGAGCTGTGGCCCAAGATGCTCACTTGGGAGCAGCGTCAAGAACTGATCGGCCTGTCGACGATGCAGGCGCTCGAACAGCGCTTCGTCGACGCCGCCACCGATTCCCACCCACTCAAGCAAGGACAGTGACGTGCCCCAACCCCTCGCAAGAATCCTCGCCGAGCACTTCGCCGCGGCCCCGGCGCAGCCGGAGCCGAAGCTGGCCGAGATGAAGCGCCTCCTCACCGACTTCGTCGGGGTGGGACTCGCCGGCTCGCAGGCCGACACCGGCCAGCTGGTCGGTCAGTTCGTCACCTCGGTGGGCGGAGCGCCGGAGGCCTCGCTGATCGGCTCCGGGGCCCGGGTGCCGATGATGCACGCCGCCTTCGCCAACGCGATCTCCGAGCACAGCGTCGAGCTCGACGACGTGGACGAACTGGCGCTCTTCCACTACGCGCCGGTCATCATGTCCACCGCGCTGGCGGTGGGCCAGGCCACCCGCGCGAGCGGTGCCGAGGTGCTCTCGGCCGCGCTGTCGGGCGCCGAGATGATGGCCCGGCTCAGCCGCGCCACCAACTCCGCGCTGCGCGACCGGGGCTTCCACACCACCCCGACCTGCGGTGTCTTCGGCGCCACCGTCACCGCCGGGCGCCTCCTCGGCCTGGACGCCGACCAGCTGACCAGCGCCCTCGGCCTCGCCGGCGCCCAGGCGTCGGGCCTGATGGAGATGTACGGCACCTCCATGCAGAAGCGGTTCAACCCCGGGCCCGCCGCCCGCAACGGCGTCGTCGCCGCGCAGCTGGCGAAGATCGGCTTCACCGGCGCGGACACCATCATCGACGGCGAGCGCGGGTTCGCGCAGTCCTTCGCCGGCTTCCTGGACCCCGAGCCGCTGACGGCCGGCCTCGGCGAGGACGTGCCCGTGTTCGTGGAGTACAAGCCGTACTCCTGCGCCCGCCCGATCCACAACGCCATCGACTGCGCGCTCGAGGTCCGCCCGCACGTCCAGGGGCGCCTGGACGACATCAAGCGGCTCGTGGTCAAGCGGCACCCGGACTGGGCGCACTACCACGTGATCGGCCGCCCGCGGACGTTCCACGAGGCGCAGGTCAGCCTGCCCTACGCGGTCGCCGTGGCGCTGATCGAGGGCCAGGCCCTGCCGGCCCAGTTCTCCTCGCCCATCCTCGAGGACGAGCGGGTCCAGAACCTGTCGGCGATCGTCGAGGTCGAGCCCGACGACTCGCTGGCCCGAGGCGTCTCCTGCCACCTGCAGCTGGAGCTGACGGACGGCACCGTGCACGAGTCGGTCGTCGACTCGCCCCGCGGCTCGCTGGCCAACCCGCTCGACGACGAGGCCCTGCTCGCCAAGAGCACCTCCCTGGGCGCGCCGGTCGTCGGCGCCGACCGGTTCGCCGAGATCGCCCGCGTGGTCGGCTCCTTCGAGAAGGTCGACTCCGTCGACGAGCTGATGGACCTGCTGGTCGCCGAGGGTGCCGACCGTGGCTGAGACCACCGCAGGCCCGCTGACCGCCGAGCTCGGTGAGTTCGCCGCCGGGCTGACGTTCGACGCGATCCCCGCGGACCTCGTGACCCACATGAAGCGGTGCGTGCTCGACACCGTCGGGTGCGGGGTCTACGGCGCCTCGTTGGAGTGGAGCCGCATCCTGCGCTCCACCCTGCTCGAGGTCGACGGGACCGGCGTGGGCAGGCTCCTGGGCGCGGAGGGACTGCTCAGCGCTCCGCACTCCGCCCTCGTCAACGGCTCCGCGATCCATGCCTTCGAGATCGACGACCTGCACCCGCGCTCCATCGTGCACCCCGGCTCGGTCGTGCTGCCGGCGGCGCTGGCGGCGGCCGACGTGCGCGGCGGGGTCACCGGGCGGGAGCTGGTGACGGCCCTGGTGGCCGGCTACGAGGTCTCGGCGCGGGTGGGCAACTCCGTCGGTGCGGCGCACCTGCGGCAGGGCTACCACCCCACCGCCACCCACGGCACCATCGGCGCCGCGGTCGCGGCGGCGTCGATCCTCGGGCTCGACGCGGACCGGACCGTGCACGCGATGGGCATCGCGGGCACCCAGGCCGCCGGCCTGATGGCGGCGCAGTACTCCTCGATGGTGAAGCGGTTCCACGCCGGTCGCGCGGCGCAGAGCGGCGTCTACGGTGCCCTCCTCGCGGCGAACGGCTACACCGGGATCGACAACCTCTTCGAGGCCGAGTACGGCGGATACGGCCCCACGATGTCGCCCGAGTACGACGACACCGAGCTCACCCGCGGGCTGGGGGAGACGTGGGAGTCGCGCCTGGTCGGGTTCAAGCCCTACTCCACGAACGGCAGCTGCCACCCCACCATCGACGCGCTGCTGGCGATGCGGGAGGAGCACGGCCTGCGGCCCGAGATGGTCGGGGAGATCCGCATCGAGGCCTCGACCGCGACGAAGGCGCACGTCGGGTGGGAGTACACGCCCGGCAGCGTCACCACGGCCCAGATGAACCTGGGCTACATCGCCGCGGCCGTCCTCACCGACGGCGATGCGTTCGTCCGGCAGTTCTCGCCGGAGCGGATCGTCGACCCCGAGCTGGTCTCCTTCGCGCACCGCGTGCACGTCGCCATCGCGCCGGACATCGACGCCGAGGGCGACGGCGGCCGCCACCACACCCGGATCGCCGTGCACCTGCGCGACGGCCGGGTGCTGACGGACGACCGCGCCTTCGCCCGGGGGAGCTCGCGGCGGCCGATGACCGAGGACGAGCTGCGTGCCAAGTTCGACAAGCTGACCCAGGACCTGGTCGGGGCGGAGCGCTCGGCCGCTCTCATGTCCACGATCGACGACCTCGACGAGGCCCCGTCCTTGGACTCCCTGTGGTCGGGGATGGGTGGTTCGGCGCTCGTGTGACCCACGGCGTCCGCCCTCCTCATGAGCTCCCCCTGGCCTCGCCGGCCAGGGGGAGCTTCGCCGTTCCCGCCCACCTCGAAGGCGTCTTTTCGCAGGCCCGACCAGGGACGGGATACGTGGTATTCTCCGGCGGTGGATGACATCGCAGGTCTCGACGCGAACGGCGCGAGGCGCTGGGACTCCCGGGCCAGTGAGGCCTACCACCGGATCCGTGCCCTGATCTACGACGGCTCGATCCCGCCCGACGCGACCTTGGTCGAGGCGAGGCTGGTGCGGGTGCTGGAGATGAGCCGCACCCCGGTGCGTGAGGCGCTGCACCGGATGGAGGCCGAAGGGCTCCTCGAGGCGCTGCCGCGCGGTGGCTACGCCGTCGTCACCTTGAGCAGCGAGGACGTCAACGACCTCTACCAGATCCGCGCCGTCCTGGAAGGGCTCGCCGCCGAGACGGCCGCCGCGCGCTCGACCCGCGTGGCGATCGCCCAGCTCGAGGACCTCTACGACGAGATGGACGTCGCGGTGCAGCGCCGCGACGACGAGACCCTGATCCGGCTCAACCGACAGTTCCACCGGGCGGTCGCCGCCGCGAGCGGCAACCGGCACCTCGAGCGGATGCTCGACGACATCAAGGGGGCCTTCGAGCGGTTCCGGACCGATGCTGTGGCCGACGACGAGCGCAGGCGCACCGCGCACGCGGAGCACCAGGCGCTGATCGAGGCGCTCAAGGCTCGCGACGGAGCCCGGGCGCGCCGGGTCGCCGAGGAGCACGTGCACCACGCCCTGTCCCAGGGCACGCGCGCGGCCGACGGCTGAGGCGCCCCGCGCCGACCTCCTCAGGAGGTCGGCGCCTCCTCCTCGCGCAGTCGCGGCTCGGTGCGCTTCTCCGGCCGGATGCCCCGCTTGTCGGCGTAGAAGGCCCGGACCAGGTCCATGTCGGCCCGCACGTCGCCGGTGGGGCGCAGGGTCGGACCCATGCCCAGGGTCCGGCTCGGGCCGTCGACGAAGCCCAGCACCACGGGCAGGCCGGTCTGCTGCGCGATCCGGTAGAAGCCGGACTTCCAGTACTTGCCCTTGCTGCGGGTGCCCTCGGCGGCGATCACCAGCAGGAACGACTCGTCGGCCTCGGCCTGGGCCAGCAGGGCGCGGATGGTGGCACCGGGGTCGGCGCGGTCCAGCGGGATCCCGCCGGTACGGCGCAGCACCCACCCGATGCCGGGCTTGAAGAAGCTCTTCTTGATCAACACCTGCGGGGAGACGCCGTTGGCCCAGGCGATCAGCAGGGTGGCGACCCAGTCCCAGTTGGAGGTGTGCGGGGCTCCGACCAGGATGCCGGTGCGCGGCACCTCGCCGACCAGCCGCCACCTCGTCAGGCGCAGGACGCTGCGCGCGAACGCGCGACGGACCCTCGTTGTCACTGCCATGGGGCGACGGTAGATGCTGGGACCGAACGGCCTCGCACCGCACCTCTCGCGGTCCCCGAGTCTTGACTCATTCAAGAATAGTGGGGAGACTGTCCGTATGCAGACACCGGACTTCCCACAGAGGTTGCGGGACGTCTCCCTGAGGGTCACCCGGCCCCGCCTGGCGGTCCTGGAGGCAGTGGACGCCACCCCGCACGCCGACACCGAGACCGTGATCGCCACCGCCCGCGAGCTCCTGCCGGAGGTCTCGCACCAGGCCGTCTACGACTCGCTGCACACGCTGACCGAGGCCGGGCTGATCCGCAGCATCAAGCCCGCCGGCTCCGTGGCCCGCTACGAGACCCGGATCGGCGACAACCACCACCACGTCGTGTGCCGCTCCTGCGGCGTGATCGGCGACGTCGACTGCGCCGTGGGTCACGCTCCCTGCCTGACCGCCTCCGACTCCCGAGGCTTCGTCGTCGACGAGGCCGAGGTCATCTACTGGGGCACCTGCCCCGACTGCTCCACGAGTTCCTGAGAAGTACAACCGCACGCCGGAAGGAAACACATGACCGACAACACCACCGAGGGAAGCGACCCCCAGGGGATGGACCGCAAGGCTGAGAGCGGTTGCCCGGTGATGCACGACTCCGCCGCCGCCCACGGCAGCGAGAGCGAGAACCCGGCGATCCCGTCGCCGCAGCCGGTCACCCCGCGCCCGCACAGCAACCGTGACTGGTGGCCCAACCAGGTCGACCTGTCCGTGCTGCGCTCCAACACCCCGGTCAGCGCGCCCGTCGAGCCCGGCACCTACGCCGAGAAGTTCGCCGAGCTCGACCTCGAGGCGCTCAAGGCCGACATCGTCGCCGTGCTGCGCGACTCCCAGGACTGGTGGCCGGCCGACTTCGGTCACTACGGCGGCCTCTTCGTCCGGATGAGCTGGCACGCCGCCGGCACCTACCGGATCTACGACGGCCGCGGTGGCGGCGGCACCGGCCAGCAGCGGTTCGCCCCGCTCAACAGCTGGCCCGACAACGTCAGCCTCGACAAGGCCCGCCGCCTGCTGTGGCCGGTCAAGAAGAAGTACGGCCAGAAGATCTCGTGGGCCGACCTGCTGGTCTACACCGGCACCGTCGCGATGGAGGACATGGGCCTGCCGTCCTTCGGCTTCGGCTTCGGCCGCGAGGACGTCTGGGAGGCCGAGGAGGTCTTCTGGGGTCCCGAGGACAGCTGGCTGGGCGACGAGCGCTACAGCGGTGAGCGCGACCTGGCCGAGCCGCTGGGTGCGGTCCAGATGGGCCTGATCTACGTCAACCCCGAGGGCCCGGGCGGCAACCCGGACCCGCAGGCCTCGGCCCGCGACATCCGCGAGACCTTCCGCCGCATGGGCATGAACGACTACGAGACCGTGGCGCTCATCGCCGGTGGCCACACGTTCGGCAAGACCCACGGCGCCGGCCCCGCCGACAACGTCGGCCCGGAGCCGGAGGCGGCCCCGATCGAGCAGCAGGGCTTCGGCTGGAAGTCGACGTACGGCACCGGCAAGGGCGACGACACGATCACCTCGGGCCTGGAGGTCACCTGGACCTACCACCCGACCCGCTGGGACAACGAGTTCTTCCACATCCTGTTCAGCTACGAGTGGGAGCTCTTCGAGTCCCCGGCCGGTGCGAAGCAGTGGCGTCCGAAGAACGGCGCTGGCTCCGACATGGTGCCGATGGCGCACGACCCCTCGACCAAGCGCGAGCCCCGGATGCTGACCTCCGACCTCGCGCTGCGGTTCGACCCGGAGTACGAGAAGATCTCGCGCCACTTCTGGGAGAACCCCGAGGAGTTCAGCGAGGCGTTCGCCAAGGCCTGGTACAAGCTGCTGCACCGCGACATGGGTCCGGTCACCCGCTACCTCGGCCCCTGGGTGCCCGAGGCGCAGATCTGGCAGGACCCGGTGCCGGCCGTCGACCACGAGCTGGTCGACGACGCCGACGTGGCGGCCCTCAAGGCCGCGGTCCTCGAGTCCGGCCTGAGCGTCTCCGAGCTGGTCAGCACGGCATGGGCCTCGGCCTCGACGTTCCGCAAGACCGACTACCGCGGCGGCGCCAACGGCGCCCGGATCCGCCTTGCCCCGCAGAAGGACTGGGCGATCAACAACCCGGCCCAGCTGAGCAAGGTCCTCGACACCCTCGAGGGCATCCGTGCGGAGTTCAACGCCGGCGCCAAGAAGATCTCGCTGGCCGACCTGATCGTCCTCGCGGGCAACGCGGCGGTCGAGAAGGCCGCCGCCGACGCCGGCGTCGAGGTCACCGTGCCGTTCCACCCGGGCCGCACCGACGCCACCGAGGAGCAGACCGACGTCGAGTCGTTCCAGGTCCTCGAGCCGCGCGCCGACGCGTTCCGCAGCTTCGTCCGTGAGGGCGACAAGGTGCCGGCCGAGATCCTGATGGTGGAGAAGGCCTACATGCTGGACCTGACCCCGCCGGAGATGACCGTCCTGGTCGGCGGCATGCGGGTGCTCGGCACCAACCACGGCGGCACCAAGCACGGCGTGTTCACCGACCGCGTCGGTGTGCTCTCCAACGACTTCTTCGCCAACCTGCTCGACATGTCCACCGAGTGGAAGGTGTCGAAGGACGAGGAGGGTGTCTACGAGGGCCGCGACCGGGTCTCCGGCGAGGTCGTCGCCACCGCCACCGCGGTGGACCTGACCTTCGGTCACCACTCGGAGCTGCGCGCCCTGGCGGAGGTCTACGCCGCCGACGACGCGCAGGAGAAGTTCGTCGAGGACTTCGTCGCCGCGTGGACCAAGGTCATGGAGGCCGACCGCTTCGACCTGGCCTGAGCCAGCGCAGCGCCACTGCAGCACCACCGCACCACCACGGAGGCCGCCCGGCAACGGGCGGCCTCCGTGCCTTTTCCACCAGGCGCCCGGCAGGATGGGGCCATGAGCGACGCCGTCGACAACAGCACCATCAGCTACGCCCACGCGCCCCAGGCCCACCGTTACGAGGTCCGTGACGGCGACGAGGTCATCGGCTTCGCCGAGTACCGCGTCCCCGACGAGAAGCACCTCGACTTCGTGCACACCGAGGTCGACGAGTCCTACGGCGGACGCGGCCTGGCCGGCGAGCTCGTCCGCTTCGCCCTCGACGACGTGCGCCAGCAGGGCAAGCGCGCCATCCCGCACTGCAGCTACGTCGCCAAGTGGATCGGCAAGCACGACGAGTACGCCGACCTCGCCGACTTCCCGGCGTGAGCGTCCCCGAGCACCGGCCGCTCTACCTGGACAAGGCCGACCCCACGTCGTACGCCGCGGCGGGGCGGCTGGCCGAGTCGGTCGGCGCGGCGGCCGAGGCCGCCGGCCTCAGTCGGGTCCTGCTCGAGCTGGTCAACATCCGGGTCTCGCAGATCAACGGCTGCGCCTACTGCCTGGACCTGCACCGGACGCGGGCACTCGAGGCCGGTGAGGAGGAGCGCCGGCTGCTGCTGCTCGAGACCTGGTCCGAGACCGAGCTGTTCACCGAGGAGGAGCGGGCGGCGCTGCTGCTCGCCGAGTCGATCACCCGGCTGCCCGAGCCCGAGGAGCGGCGCTACGCCGAGGACCTGGCCCGCGCGGTGCTCGGCGACGCGGCCTACGTGGCCGTGTGCTGGGCGGCGATCGCGATCAACGCGTTCAACCGGGTCTCGATCACCTCCCACCACCCGGTGCGCTGAGCCGCTCAGGTCGCCAACGCGTGGGCGATGCCCACCGCGGCGCCGGCCAGGATCAGCCAGGTGCTGCTCCACCGGGTGCGCCAGAGCACCAGCAGGGTGAGCGCGGCCAGGGCGAGGGTCAGCGGGTCGACGAGGGCGTTCGCGGCGAGCTCGCCGCAGACGCCGACGATCAGCGCCAGCCCGGTCGCGTTCACCCCGTCGAGCAGCGCCGAGGTCCACGTGCGTGAGCGCAGCCAGCCGGCGAGCCGGGTGAGCAGACCGACGAGCACGAACGACGGCAGGAAGATCGCCACGGTGGCGACCAGGGCGCCGGGCAGCCCGGCGACCAGGTATCCCACGAACGTGGCGGTGGTGAACAGCGGGCCGGGGGTGACCTGGCCCAGCGAGATGCCGTCGAGCAGCTGCTGCTGGGTGATCCAGCCCAGCCGGTCGACGAAGTCGCCCTCCAGGAAGGCCAGCAGCACGTAGCCGCCGCCGTAGAGCAGCGAGCCGATCTTCAACATGGTCCAGAACAGCTGCGTCAGCTGCGCGCCGTTCGCCTCGCCCAGCACCGCCGACGCCAGCAGCACCGGCAGTCCGAGCGCGCCGAGCCGCTCGCCGCGGGCCCGGCGCTCGTACAGTGAGCGGGCCGCCCGGACCACGGCCGCCACCCCCGCGCCGCCGAAGAGCACCACCAGCTCGTTCACCCCGGCCAGGTACGCCGCCAGGCCGGCCACGGCGAGCAGCACGAGCCAGCGTGAGCGCAGCACGGTCGGGGCCATCCCGACCACCGACCACGCGATGATCGCGACGACCACCGGCACCACGCCGTACAGCAGCCCGGTGACCGCGGGCGCCTGGCCGTGCTCGACGTAGGCCCAGGACAGCGCGGTGACCATCAGTGCCGCGGGCAGGATGAAGCAGACCCCGGCCAGCAGCAGGCCCCGCCACCCCGCGCGCTCGTGGCCCAGGTGCAGGGCGAGCTCGGTCGAGTTAGGCCCGGGGAGCAGGTTCGTGGCGCCCATCAGGTCCACGAACCGGCGGTCGTCGACCCACCCACGGCGCCGCACCAGCTCCTCGCGCATGAGCGCGATGTGCGCGGCGGGCCCGCCGAACGCGACGACGCCCAGGTGCCCGAAGACCAGGGCGACCTCGCGCAGCGGGCGCTCGGCCGGGTGGTCGTGGGGGCTCACGGCACTCCTCGGGCGTCCTGGGCGAACCCGGCGCGGAGGTCCGCGGAGAGGTCCGGCGCGGGTGGGGTGGTCGTCAGGTGATGGTCATGCCGCCGTCGACGGCGATCGTCTGGCCGGTGATGTAGCCGGCCGCGTCGGAGGCCAGGAAGACCGCGGTCGCGGCCAGCTCTCGCGGGTCGCCCTTGCGGCCGGCGGGGATGCGCCCCTGCTGCGACTCCAGGTAGCCGGGCGGGTACTGCTCGGTCATCTCGGAGGCGAAGAAGCCCGGGGCGATCGCGTTGACCCGGATGCCCTTGCGGCCGGTCCACTGCTGGGCCAGGTCGCGGGTCAGGCCGATGATCGCGGCCTTCGAGGCGGAGTACGCGGCCTGGGGGAGCCCGGCGGTGGTGAGCCCGAGGATCGAGGAGATGTTGATGATGCTGGAGCCCGGCTGCATCACCCGCCCGCACGCCTGGGCCATCCAGTAGCTGCCGTTGAGGTTGATGTCGACGACCTCGCGGAACTGCTCCGGGGTCTCCCGGGTGGCGGGCACCGCGGTCCCGATGCCGGCGTTGTTGACGAGGATGTCCACCCGGCCGAGCTCGGCCACGGCGGCGTCGACGAGCGCCTGGCACGAGGCGGGGTCGGAGACGTCGGTGGCGACGCTGACCACCCGGCGCCCGGTGGCCTCGACGAGTGCGGCGGTCTCGGCCAGGCGCTCGACGCGGCGGGCGCCGATCGCCACGTCCGCGCCGGCCTCGGCCAGGGCGCGGGCGAAGTCGACGCCGAGCCCGGAGCTGGCGCCGGTGACGACGGCGACCTTGCCGTCCAGACGGAAGAGGTCGTTGAGGCTCATGCGGCTCAACGTAGCCGCTCCGAGAGCGGTGGTGGCCGAGGATCGCAGAGCGGTCCGGCATCACTAAGGTGAACCTAACAAACTCTGGAGGAGCACCGTTGACCCGATCTGATCGACCCATGCGGGAGCTGTGGCAGCGTTACCGGCGCTACCGCTCCCGCTTCGTGCTGGCGGTCGTGCTGTCGACGATCAACAAGGTCGCCGACATCGTGCCCGAGCTGCTCATCGGCGCGGCCGTGGACGTCGTGGTCCGGGGTGCGGACTCGTTCGTCGGGGAGCTGCTGGGGGTGGAGTCCCGCCACGCCCAGCTGGGCTGGCTCGCGGCCATCAACGTCGTGGTCTGGATCGTGGAGTCGCTCACCGAGTACGCCGCCGCGGTGACGTGGCGCGGCCTGGCCCAGGGGCTGCAGCACGACCTGCGGGTGCAGGCCTACGACCACGTGCAGCACCTCGACCTGGGCTGGCACGAGACCCGGCCGCAGGGCTCCACGCTGGCCACGCTCAACGACGACGTCAACCAGCTCGAGCGGCTGCTCGACGTCGGGATCCCCGCCATCCTGCAGACCGCGCTCAACGTGGTGCTGGTCGGTGCCGTGTTCGCGGCGGCGTCGTGGGAGCTCACCCTCTACGCGTTCCTGCCGATCCCGCTGGTGGTGCTCGGCTCGCTGGTCTTCCAGCGTCGCCTCGAGCCGCTCTACGCCCGGGTCCGCGACGCCGTCGCCGACCTCTCCGGCGCGCTCGGCGCCAACCTCTCCGGCATCGCGACCATCAAGGCGTTCACCGCCGAGGACCGTGAGCGCGACCGGGTCGCCGGCTTCTCCACCGCCTACCGCGAGGCCAACGTCGCGGCCATCCGCTCCT
This genomic window contains:
- a CDS encoding MmgE/PrpD family protein; protein product: MSSPAPTTTRTFVTELKGLLPAPDATRSAARELVLDVLGVGIAGSRTEEGRTVLQTMSALRSPGTSPVIGSEKRFDVATAALVNGTMAYSLGLTDTHSQSITHPGCSVVATALGLGAETDADDDAILDAIVAGVEMVVRVGGVVNPSHRARGFHPTATCNPFGTALTASMLLGASSEQTLDALGIAGSSAGGLYEFRNAGGMLMALHGGLPAHSGIVAALLARGGFTGPDTVLEGPEGFFAAFADDIRLEQLALPGAGAPMGVQELSLRPYNACRYAHSGIDALAAIEAAHGRVDPEQVHALTVFTHRVAVEQECEPATLVAARLSTAFTIASTYVNGPSLTALSQDDLADERILRLYQRVAVREEPRLTEMFPRVWASRVVLETTDGRTFEAEVHTPKGEPTNPLTRADLVDKFRRLAEPVLGAARTDEVVSAVLDATAPLSGVLSTLSTSAPSSKEA
- a CDS encoding isocitrate lyase/PEP mutase family protein, whose product is MSTKSQLRSRLAQERIVVLPGVADAMTARLAEDAGFEAVYVTGAGFANASFGQPDVGLVTMSEVVEHVRRVSRAVGIPVVVDADTGYGGLLNVHRTVQELEHAGAAAIQLEDQAIPKRCGHFDGQSLVSSAEMVSRIAAAVDARRDPELVLIARTDAYQSEGLEGAVARANAYLAAGADLIFVEAPRSAEDLAVLPSRVHGPVLANMVEGGKTPWRSAEELEELGFRVALFANATLRVAMRAAQEALAVLRETGDTKELWPKMLTWEQRQELIGLSTMQALEQRFVDAATDSHPLKQGQ
- a CDS encoding MmgE/PrpD family protein, yielding MPQPLARILAEHFAAAPAQPEPKLAEMKRLLTDFVGVGLAGSQADTGQLVGQFVTSVGGAPEASLIGSGARVPMMHAAFANAISEHSVELDDVDELALFHYAPVIMSTALAVGQATRASGAEVLSAALSGAEMMARLSRATNSALRDRGFHTTPTCGVFGATVTAGRLLGLDADQLTSALGLAGAQASGLMEMYGTSMQKRFNPGPAARNGVVAAQLAKIGFTGADTIIDGERGFAQSFAGFLDPEPLTAGLGEDVPVFVEYKPYSCARPIHNAIDCALEVRPHVQGRLDDIKRLVVKRHPDWAHYHVIGRPRTFHEAQVSLPYAVAVALIEGQALPAQFSSPILEDERVQNLSAIVEVEPDDSLARGVSCHLQLELTDGTVHESVVDSPRGSLANPLDDEALLAKSTSLGAPVVGADRFAEIARVVGSFEKVDSVDELMDLLVAEGADRG
- a CDS encoding MmgE/PrpD family protein, which gives rise to MAETTAGPLTAELGEFAAGLTFDAIPADLVTHMKRCVLDTVGCGVYGASLEWSRILRSTLLEVDGTGVGRLLGAEGLLSAPHSALVNGSAIHAFEIDDLHPRSIVHPGSVVLPAALAAADVRGGVTGRELVTALVAGYEVSARVGNSVGAAHLRQGYHPTATHGTIGAAVAAASILGLDADRTVHAMGIAGTQAAGLMAAQYSSMVKRFHAGRAAQSGVYGALLAANGYTGIDNLFEAEYGGYGPTMSPEYDDTELTRGLGETWESRLVGFKPYSTNGSCHPTIDALLAMREEHGLRPEMVGEIRIEASTATKAHVGWEYTPGSVTTAQMNLGYIAAAVLTDGDAFVRQFSPERIVDPELVSFAHRVHVAIAPDIDAEGDGGRHHTRIAVHLRDGRVLTDDRAFARGSSRRPMTEDELRAKFDKLTQDLVGAERSAALMSTIDDLDEAPSLDSLWSGMGGSALV
- a CDS encoding GntR family transcriptional regulator, whose protein sequence is MDDIAGLDANGARRWDSRASEAYHRIRALIYDGSIPPDATLVEARLVRVLEMSRTPVREALHRMEAEGLLEALPRGGYAVVTLSSEDVNDLYQIRAVLEGLAAETAAARSTRVAIAQLEDLYDEMDVAVQRRDDETLIRLNRQFHRAVAAASGNRHLERMLDDIKGAFERFRTDAVADDERRRTAHAEHQALIEALKARDGARARRVAEEHVHHALSQGTRAADG
- a CDS encoding 1-acyl-sn-glycerol-3-phosphate acyltransferase; translation: MAVTTRVRRAFARSVLRLTRWRLVGEVPRTGILVGAPHTSNWDWVATLLIAWANGVSPQVLIKKSFFKPGIGWVLRRTGGIPLDRADPGATIRALLAQAEADESFLLVIAAEGTRSKGKYWKSGFYRIAQQTGLPVVLGFVDGPSRTLGMGPTLRPTGDVRADMDLVRAFYADKRGIRPEKRTEPRLREEEAPTS
- a CDS encoding Fur family transcriptional regulator, which gives rise to MQTPDFPQRLRDVSLRVTRPRLAVLEAVDATPHADTETVIATARELLPEVSHQAVYDSLHTLTEAGLIRSIKPAGSVARYETRIGDNHHHVVCRSCGVIGDVDCAVGHAPCLTASDSRGFVVDEAEVIYWGTCPDCSTSS